One part of the Methanobacteriaceae archaeon genome encodes these proteins:
- a CDS encoding TfoX/Sxy family protein, with the protein MRYKMGELSKLPNIGKVVEKQLNEVGINTVDDLINIGSKEAWLKIKKIDESACINRLMALEGAIQNIRWHNLSDDDKENLKEFYNSKKKTLIKKCIT; encoded by the coding sequence ATGAGGTATAAAATGGGAGAGCTATCTAAACTGCCAAATATTGGTAAAGTAGTTGAAAAACAATTAAATGAAGTTGGAATAAACACTGTTGATGATTTGATTAATATTGGCAGTAAGGAAGCATGGCTAAAAATTAAAAAAATAGATGAAAGTGCATGTATAAACAGATTAATGGCTTTGGAGGGAGCCATACAAAATATTCGTTGGCATAATTTATCTGACGATGATAAAGAAAATTTAAAAGAATTTTACAATTCGAAAAAAAAGACATTGATTAAGAAATGCATAACTTAA
- a CDS encoding DUF2779 domain-containing protein: MSNLGLTVNGAYIVYVNNKYIKIGELDIEQYFKNENVTETVKEMQNSVKTNIENVRELIQSCDCENEPDSNIGPNCFDPYECAFWQYCTKDLPKPNVFDIAGMWTSKKFENYYNGKISFEDLKNEDINEKYLEQIDFELNNRPPKINKKTLVDILDSLKYPLYFIDYESIQPAIPVYDGTKPYQQIPFQYSLHIIKEKEAPLEHKEFLADINDENMIRTFAENMIKDMPEEGSVIVYNSGFESTRNKEIGEMFPDLSSQMEMFNNNMVDLMAPFRARDYYTKEMKGSYSIKYVLPALYPDDPELDYSNLPLVHKGDEASEAFLSLKDKNSEEQEIIRDALLKYCELDTLAMIKIWQNFKQVTNYE, encoded by the coding sequence TTGTCAAATCTTGGTTTGACTGTTAATGGAGCATATATTGTTTATGTCAATAATAAATACATTAAAATAGGTGAATTAGATATTGAACAGTATTTTAAAAATGAAAATGTTACAGAAACTGTTAAAGAAATGCAAAATAGTGTAAAAACAAATATTGAAAATGTAAGAGAACTTATCCAATCATGCGATTGTGAAAATGAACCAGATAGCAATATTGGACCTAATTGTTTTGATCCATATGAATGTGCATTCTGGCAATACTGTACAAAAGATTTACCAAAACCTAATGTATTTGATATTGCAGGCATGTGGACTAGTAAAAAATTCGAAAATTATTATAACGGTAAAATCTCTTTTGAAGACTTAAAAAATGAAGATATCAATGAGAAATATTTAGAACAAATTGATTTTGAATTAAACAACAGACCACCAAAAATAAATAAAAAGACTTTAGTTGATATATTGGACTCCCTTAAATATCCATTATATTTCATTGACTATGAATCTATCCAACCTGCAATTCCAGTTTATGATGGGACCAAACCATACCAGCAAATACCATTCCAGTACTCATTACATATAATTAAAGAAAAAGAAGCTCCATTAGAACATAAAGAATTCCTTGCAGACATTAACGACGAGAATATGATTAGAACATTTGCTGAAAATATGATCAAAGACATGCCTGAGGAAGGTAGTGTTATTGTTTATAATAGTGGTTTTGAATCAACACGTAACAAAGAAATTGGAGAAATGTTTCCTGACCTAAGTTCACAAATGGAGATGTTTAACAATAACATGGTTGATTTGATGGCACCATTTAGAGCAAGAGATTATTATACAAAAGAAATGAAAGGATCATACTCCATTAAATACGTATTACCCGCATTATATCCTGATGATCCCGAACTTGATTATAGTAATCTCCCATTAGTTCATAAAGGTGATGAAGCATCAGAAGCATTTTTAAGTCTAAAAGATAAAAATTCTGAAGAACAAGAAATAATCAGAGATGCATTATTAAAATATTGTGAACTTGACACATTAGCTATGATTAAAATTTGGCAAAACTTTAAACAAGTAACCAACTATGAATAG
- a CDS encoding CPBP family intramembrane metalloprotease, which produces MVSIVFMVIMTIAILVFAVKKDIKLNIFPEKFNKIYLIASIVVFGIFALTPLITQNYEISSIVSLIYGAFITVIFEEILFRGLVYEEISNNKTYKFLLSTLVFGFWHLGYIDTIIFRTSLFNPTADIFNIMVWKVITGLILGLIFGFLKYKTDNTYSSMLAHMLVNAIGS; this is translated from the coding sequence TTGGTAAGTATTGTTTTTATGGTTATAATGACCATTGCAATTTTAGTTTTTGCTGTAAAAAAAGATATCAAACTAAATATTTTTCCTGAAAAATTCAATAAAATCTATTTAATAGCATCTATTGTTGTATTTGGCATATTTGCATTAACACCCCTAATAACACAAAATTATGAAATATCTTCAATTGTTTCATTGATTTATGGTGCTTTTATTACTGTTATATTTGAAGAAATATTGTTTAGAGGACTTGTTTATGAGGAAATCTCCAATAACAAAACATACAAGTTTCTTTTGTCTACTTTAGTGTTTGGGTTCTGGCATTTAGGTTATATTGACACAATTATATTTAGAACAAGTCTATTCAATCCAACTGCAGATATTTTCAATATTATGGTGTGGAAAGTGATAACTGGGCTTATCTTAGGTTTAATATTTGGATTTTTAAAATATAAGACTGATAACACTTATTCTTCCATGTTGGCTCATATGTTGGTGAATGCAATTGGAAGTTAG
- a CDS encoding acyltransferase, translated as MTSTGNAKKRIFYYDFLRCFAILSVIACHVFAIPVVRISNFGSGLWYYSLFLNTLRDIAVPMFVLISGALLLDKKETLTKFTKKRINRVIIPYLVWTIIFILFTYMCSQIGIGKPNLSLESIISSVATIRLVGIPTYFWFVQMIFVVYIVIFILNKLNERYPNTLKIALVLGLIIIAAYNLNIIPLERPSNYPFYDIFAVIGYYLSKIDLK; from the coding sequence ATGACCTCAACTGGAAATGCTAAAAAGAGAATTTTTTATTATGATTTTTTAAGATGTTTTGCAATATTATCAGTTATTGCATGCCATGTTTTTGCAATTCCAGTTGTTAGAATTAGTAATTTCGGTTCAGGGCTTTGGTATTATTCATTATTTTTAAATACTCTCAGAGACATTGCTGTTCCAATGTTTGTTTTAATAAGTGGTGCTCTTCTTTTAGATAAAAAAGAAACATTAACTAAATTTACTAAAAAAAGAATAAACAGAGTTATTATACCCTATTTAGTTTGGACAATAATTTTTATACTATTTACATACATGTGCTCTCAAATTGGAATTGGTAAACCTAATTTAAGCTTAGAAAGTATTATTTCAAGTGTTGCAACCATCAGATTAGTTGGAATTCCAACTTATTTCTGGTTTGTTCAGATGATATTTGTTGTATATATCGTTATTTTCATATTAAATAAATTAAATGAAAGATATCCAAATACTTTAAAAATAGCTTTAGTTTTAGGTTTAATCATTATAGCTGCATATAATTTGAATATAATACCATTGGAGAGACCATCAAATTATCCTTTTTATGATATTTTTGCAGTTATAGGATATTATCTATCTAAAATAGATTTAAAATAG
- a CDS encoding SAP domain-containing protein, whose protein sequence is MSEQKLEIFNVLNFLDNGYELDDILNEGNFGTFPSAQDCIKHLVDEGYLEGDFEVSGVGNEELTAEEVSKKYTVAQLKDILRENNLKVSGKKQELVERVLTVLNTDDAESDEEISADLDLTDKAKEFLKENEWMDLYMFALVAFRFEDYETYMKNSSEDNVQTALNFCDEIISRALISNQFLVFIDALSAKAHVYAYDKDYESFLEYDLQRFILGLNPIMMDPQTYATYEVINYANVINLKNVVEQVNIGSLKKRFDRIWNKSNIKSTTVPKKACYKILQKAMSGADIEELNFDLRQKYFDKKFGI, encoded by the coding sequence GTGAGTGAACAAAAATTAGAGATATTTAATGTTTTAAATTTTTTAGATAATGGCTATGAACTTGATGATATTTTAAATGAGGGTAATTTTGGAACTTTCCCATCAGCACAAGACTGTATTAAACATTTAGTCGATGAAGGATATCTTGAAGGAGATTTTGAAGTAAGTGGTGTTGGTAATGAAGAATTAACTGCTGAAGAAGTATCTAAAAAATACACTGTTGCTCAATTAAAAGATATTTTAAGAGAAAATAACTTAAAAGTTTCAGGTAAAAAACAAGAACTTGTTGAAAGAGTATTAACTGTATTAAATACTGATGATGCTGAAAGTGACGAAGAAATTTCTGCAGATTTAGATTTAACTGATAAAGCAAAAGAATTCTTAAAAGAGAATGAATGGATGGATTTATACATGTTTGCACTTGTTGCATTCAGATTTGAAGATTATGAAACCTATATGAAAAATTCATCTGAAGACAATGTACAAACTGCTTTAAACTTCTGTGATGAAATCATTTCAAGAGCATTAATCTCAAATCAATTTTTAGTATTCATTGATGCATTATCTGCAAAAGCACACGTATATGCATATGATAAAGATTATGAATCATTCTTAGAATATGACTTACAAAGATTCATCTTAGGATTAAACCCTATTATGATGGATCCACAAACTTATGCTACTTATGAAGTTATTAATTATGCAAACGTAATTAATTTAAAAAATGTAGTTGAACAAGTTAATATTGGAAGCTTAAAGAAAAGATTTGATAGAATCTGGAATAAATCCAATATTAAAAGCACAACTGTACCTAAAAAAGCTTGTTACAAAATCTTACAAAAAGCTATGTCTGGTGCAGACATCGAAGAGCTTAATTTCGATTTAAGACAAAAATACTTTGATAAAAAGTTTGGAATTTAG
- a CDS encoding YhgE/Pip domain-containing protein, producing MSKFNLKNIKEIMKNDFHAAFSNPIVIFVLFAIVILPSLYAVLNIEACWDPYENTDEVVFAIANLDNGTTMEGSPLNVGNEIVKKLENNTKFDWKFVSEEELRNGVHDGKYYAGIVIPKNLSENIASILTDNPKQAKLEYIVNIKSNPVASKLTDTAANTVYTTVNAKIVEVINLAAYGKLGELKDGLSAGAVQLYSGGSQISAGASQISAGASQVSAGAGEVQSGASQIKDKSSAITQGAGDVQKGSAAIKQGASEIEQGSKEIQSQIDPSKLPSPTKEYVEGNIKLANGSGELAKSSSQLADGSSQLADGSSQLANGASSLADGSAQLAEGSLSLAAGSQMLSTSAAQALYMAAASLSSSANSLSSVTGINESQLGDYFYSPIKLDRHEEFPVPDYGSEVAPFYIVLSMWVGAILTCVMIAPGTSAGTKYTPTEMYFGKLTLFIVLSILQAIVTIIGTLLLGIYVSNLPLFIFSLILVSATFMILVYSIISALGHVGKAIGVILLVLQISGTGGIYPIEIMQHFFQILYPYLPMTYAITLIREAQLGLVMPNYLFALVVLVGIGIATIIVATIIKQKADKVSHYFEERLEESGLF from the coding sequence ATGAGCAAATTTAATTTAAAAAATATTAAAGAAATAATGAAAAATGATTTTCATGCAGCATTCTCAAATCCTATAGTAATATTCGTTTTATTTGCAATTGTAATTCTACCTTCCCTTTACGCTGTTTTAAATATCGAAGCGTGTTGGGATCCTTATGAAAATACAGATGAGGTAGTATTTGCAATAGCTAATCTAGATAATGGAACAACAATGGAAGGTTCTCCTTTAAATGTTGGAAATGAGATTGTAAAGAAATTGGAAAACAATACGAAATTTGACTGGAAATTTGTAAGTGAAGAGGAACTACGTAATGGAGTTCACGACGGAAAGTATTATGCAGGTATTGTAATACCTAAAAATCTAAGTGAAAACATTGCTTCAATTCTAACAGATAACCCAAAACAGGCAAAACTTGAATATATTGTTAATATTAAGTCAAATCCTGTTGCTTCTAAATTAACTGATACTGCTGCAAATACTGTTTATACAACAGTTAATGCTAAAATTGTTGAAGTTATAAACCTTGCAGCATATGGAAAACTTGGTGAGTTAAAAGATGGTCTTTCTGCAGGTGCAGTTCAGTTATATAGTGGTGGAAGTCAAATCTCAGCAGGAGCATCCCAAATATCTGCAGGAGCAAGTCAGGTGTCTGCAGGAGCAGGAGAAGTTCAGTCAGGTGCTTCACAAATTAAAGACAAATCTTCAGCAATTACACAAGGTGCAGGAGATGTGCAAAAAGGCTCTGCAGCAATTAAACAGGGAGCAAGTGAAATTGAACAAGGGTCTAAAGAAATTCAATCACAAATTGACCCATCAAAACTTCCAAGTCCAACAAAAGAATACGTGGAAGGAAATATTAAACTTGCAAATGGAAGTGGAGAATTAGCAAAAAGTTCATCACAACTAGCAGATGGTTCATCACAATTAGCTGACGGTTCATCACAACTTGCAAATGGGGCTAGCAGTTTAGCTGACGGTTCAGCACAATTGGCAGAAGGTTCATTAAGTCTTGCTGCAGGTTCTCAAATGCTTTCAACTTCTGCAGCTCAAGCATTATACATGGCGGCTGCATCACTTAGTTCATCTGCAAATTCACTCTCAAGTGTTACTGGAATTAATGAATCACAACTTGGAGATTATTTCTACTCCCCAATTAAATTAGATAGACATGAAGAGTTCCCAGTTCCTGATTACGGATCAGAAGTAGCTCCATTTTACATTGTACTATCTATGTGGGTTGGTGCAATTCTTACCTGTGTAATGATTGCTCCTGGAACAAGTGCTGGAACAAAATACACTCCAACTGAAATGTACTTTGGTAAATTAACATTATTTATTGTTTTAAGTATCCTTCAAGCTATTGTTACAATAATTGGAACATTATTACTTGGAATTTATGTAAGTAACCTGCCATTATTCATATTTTCATTGATATTGGTATCTGCAACATTCATGATTTTAGTTTATTCAATTATTTCAGCATTAGGCCATGTTGGAAAAGCAATTGGAGTAATTTTATTAGTACTTCAAATATCTGGAACCGGAGGAATTTATCCTATTGAAATTATGCAACATTTCTTCCAGATTTTATATCCATATTTACCAATGACTTATGCAATCACATTAATTCGTGAAGCACAATTAGGACTTGTTATGCCTAATTACTTATTTGCATTGGTTGTTCTTGTGGGAATTGGAATTGCTACAATTATTGTTGCAACAATCATTAAACAAAAAGCAGATAAAGTATCCCATTACTTTGAAGAACGCTTAGAAGAAAGTGGATTATTCTAG